In Pseudomonas sp. ADAK2, the genomic window GGCAAACCCAGCAGGTCGGCCAGGGCTTGCGGCTCGAACAGCGAGACCCAGCCCATGCCCAACCCTTCGGCGCGGGAGGCCAGCCACAGGTTCTGGATCGCGCAGGACAGCGAGGCCATGTCCATCTCTGGCAAGGTGCGACGGCCGAAGATGTGGCGCTCGCGGTCGTCCATCAGCGCGGCAACCAGCACTTCGGCGCAGTCGTTGATGCCTTCGACCTTGAGCTTCATGAATTCATCGGTGCGTTCGCCGAGGGCTTCGGCGGTGCGGATCCGTTCTTCTTCCACCAGTTGCTGGATCTGCCCGCGCAGGGCTTTATCGCTGATGCGGATAAAGCGCCACGGTTGCATCAGGCCGACGCTGGGTGCCTGGTGCGCGGCTTCAAGCAGGCGGCGCAGCAGTTGCGGTTCGACCGTACCGCCGCTGAAGTGGCGCATGTCGCGACGTTCGCCGATGGCTCGGTAGACCGCCGCGCGCTCAGCCTCGCTGAACGCAAGATCTTCTGGCTTCATGGCTTGAACAACGCCGCCATCGCTTGCGGGTTGGACGGAAAATAAAAGTGCACGTAGGAAGCAGTCATCCGCCCGTCACGATAAACC contains:
- the bluB gene encoding 5,6-dimethylbenzimidazole synthase translates to MKPEDLAFSEAERAAVYRAIGERRDMRHFSGGTVEPQLLRRLLEAAHQAPSVGLMQPWRFIRISDKALRGQIQQLVEEERIRTAEALGERTDEFMKLKVEGINDCAEVLVAALMDDRERHIFGRRTLPEMDMASLSCAIQNLWLASRAEGLGMGWVSLFEPQALADLLGLPAGAKPLAVLCLGPVKAFYPAPMLVLEGWAQARPLSELLYENYWGVSQ